The genomic DNA TGATGCACTATTTATCATTTGAGGATGGAAAGTTTGGCATGCtaattttaaagaaaaacttACAGGTGGGTGAGCGCTTCCCCTACCCTGTTAGAATTGAAGCAGTATTGGAAACCATAGATCAGTTACCATTAAGAAAATTAGAAAAATTAACAAGAAGAGGGGCTCTGGAGAAGTGCAACAATTCCAAACGACTAGTCAAGAGAAGACAAGGATCTGCAGTCAGAAAAGTAAAAGTTATCAATACTTCAAGACAAAGTAACCACACTTTATTAAACTTCAAACACAAGAGGCTAGACAATCAAAAAGCAGCATTAAAGAACAAAGTCCAAGACATCTTAAAAGGAAGATCTAGATTTGTTATCAAGAGTCAACCCAGGGTTGTATCAGCTCAACAAGCAGCATCTGTAAGACAGAAGTCCTTCATCAATCCTAAAACTAGGAGTCCCCTCCCCAGGACTGTGGTACTGACAAATGTAACCTCTAGTAGAAGGAAACACAAACATAATGGTGATGATGTCGTCTACAACTCAAGCAAATCTCTAGAGGCAACAAGCTTTCCTACCAGATCTCCACAACAATTGGGGAATTTATTTACGTCTAACATACATAGCACAGCTGCACCTCCAACAAAAAAggacagaaaacacaaaaaggaACCTCGAAAGCTAGTTGCACAAAACACATTGCCTTCCTCAAACATTTCCACAGCAGTAAGTGACAAGGATAGCAGCAAAGATAAAGCTAATGGCAGAGAAGGTAAAAAAAATCGAAAAAAAGGTGGAAGGAAATCTCAGCGAGCTACAGTTAGCAAGACAGTGCAggattttttggagcattttcgAAACAAGAGGCGGCTTCTGGTAAGTCATCAACAGCTACATTTaaagaatttattttattgttgttttaccaACGGGTGCAGGTAACTATCAAAGTAATCATAGAAACAACCGTGTTTTGAAGATTGTTGAATCAAATCTGCCTCTTAAATAAATGTGATCTATATGGTGTAGTGTGTTAATACCTCTACCACCTTGAGAAACTTGGGTCCTAATCATGTTTGCACCACAAGTGAAATCAGTTTGATCGTCTCATCTGGCTATAGGGGAAGATCATGATGGGTATGGAGACCTTTCCCTCTAAGAGTTGCTTTTTGAAAGTAGTCTGGGTGTTTGCTCACAGAACTGTTTTATGGCTGAATAGAGGactgggttttttatttttatttttatttttttttattttattagatgaTTTGCAACCGCAAAATGCTTTatgtacatttttgtaaaatatgatCAATACCAATAccctgtatctctgtgtggaAATTAAGATTTGTTGTGTACCTGCATGACTGTAATTTAGTGAAAAAAAGCAATATTGTTTTAGAAAGTTACTGAGCATTGTACAGATGGTTTGTATTTactgatttgttttgtttcaccaGATCATTAGCTCTCCCAGCAAAGAAAATCTGCTTTATGTTCAACAAAGAGATGAAAATGTGGAACACACATGTGAACTAGCATTAAGGAAGATCTCAGTTATCACTATTCTTGGCACTGAGCTAAACAGCACTTTAAAACTAGACCACTATCAACCTGGTATGTTTATACTAAAGTTGAAAGAGTTATGGCATGGAGAAGAATAAGAACAAACAGCTTTGAAGTGCAAGCTGCTGGTTGGCAAACACAGGCAGACGTACCCTTTTCATAATGTCAATGTACTTCAATGCTAATTAGTTTTATCCAAAtagtggatctaaataccactAGGTACCTTTGTAAAAACCAATATATCTCAACAATGAGTCTTTCTTAAAAATCCTGCTATCTGTTTCTTTATGGACTGTCATTGTATATCAGCTttataaaaagttatatttaaaaataggGTATGCTGGGTCAcccaagtggtgcatccggtaaaggtgttctgcgtggagtgcaggatgcgctctatagcctggaggtcgctggttcaggagttcccagggggcagtgcataattggccgagcaccgcccgggtggGAAGGGTCtaggtcggctagggtgtccttggctcaccagcgacccctgtaaactggccgggcgcctgcgggcctgcctgtaagctacccggaGCTGCGTgatcctccgacactgtagctctgaggtggctgcatggcaggcccgcagagtgaaaagaagccgacggctgacggcacgcgttttggaggacgcgtgtgtccgtcttcgtccctcccgagtcagcgcaggggtggcagcggtgagccgggttgaaataaaaataattggacatttcaaattggggagaaaataagaaaaataattggtgattccaaatttaaatgaaaaaataaatgggGTATGCTATTGTAATTTGAGAGAAAATGTTCAAACTATGAAATAACAGCATTTTAACTTTTAGATAAGGAAGTTCCATTTGTCTCCACCTCAAACAAATTGGTTGACCCTGATCTGATTGCACAGATTCGCAAGGATTATAAAATGGTTTATAATGAATTCTTTATGGTGGTGACAGACTATGACTTGAGATTGAAGGTAAGGAAATGTATTTGTTAGTTGATTTCTTAGTTGATCCTAGAGCTTCCTCTCATTGTACAACAATTTACCAGGGCTCTGAAACACTATCCTAAAGAGGGTGGCCCTTCCAGGCAGGCTTGAGCTATGCATATTAACAGGAATATCCAGTACGGAATTTCTGTGACAGGTTAACTCTATGCTTTGCCTTTATCTTGCTTTTCTAAAAACCTGGTGTAAAAGTAATTAACAATATTGTACCTATTAGAATGCCCTTTTGTTGGATCCTTTGCAACCAATGGCACCTTTTGACAGGAAGCAATTGGCAGCGATTTTAGTAAAATAATGGTAATGGGGAATTTTCTTAGAGTAGAGGAGGGGGCGATTAAGGTTGTGTGTACTGAATATTGGGCCTGATTTATCAAGGCTACAGGTAAAATGCTATTGCTTTGAatgtgaaagaaaataaaactgttatcATAACATGGTAACAAACACCTTAGGCACGCCTtacaagttatttattttgtaagttgtATTTTACAAATTGTATTTAGGTATGAAGTCCATGATAAATTAGTCCgattatttttataaatggaaACTTTTTCATAGTTTCCATATACTATATTCAGAACTTATTGTGCTTCATTTTCAGCAATACTTTGATGTTCCTGTTGCTATGAAGTTAATGATGGATTATATTGACTCATTTCCATCAAGACTGCCAGAGATTGGAAAAGACAAAAGTGATTCTGTATCTTGCAAAGAACAAGATAGCAGAACCAATACCTACAACTTTCTATCAAGGTA from Acipenser ruthenus chromosome 2, fAciRut3.2 maternal haplotype, whole genome shotgun sequence includes the following:
- the LOC117408344 gene encoding coiled-coil domain-containing protein 80 is translated as MYGLFQLKTCANLKMQNLFILLLLFTIWSNTSGASRSQKNKYRTPASKTQHAGTSGAGSRDPSVQDGQTLQSRNSSMPILAVMTGFDFLADFAGKHRLWVITAPTFADNYYRMMEKQIEETQTEGLVCKLAERDTFIVILIHNAMMEGKLRKTTHGGEVTEEIIDQDTVTKLMHYLSFEDGKFGMLILKKNLQVGERFPYPVRIEAVLETIDQLPLRKLEKLTRRGALEKCNNSKRLVKRRQGSAVRKVKVINTSRQSNHTLLNFKHKRLDNQKAALKNKVQDILKGRSRFVIKSQPRVVSAQQAASVRQKSFINPKTRSPLPRTVVLTNVTSSRRKHKHNGDDVVYNSSKSLEATSFPTRSPQQLGNLFTSNIHSTAAPPTKKDRKHKKEPRKLVAQNTLPSSNISTAVSDKDSSKDKANGREGKKNRKKGGRKSQRATVSKTVQDFLEHFRNKRRLLIISSPSKENLLYVQQRDENVEHTCELALRKISVITILGTELNSTLKLDHYQPDKEVPFVSTSNKLVDPDLIAQIRKDYKMVYNEFFMVVTDYDLRLKQYFDVPVAMKLMMDYIDSFPSRLPEIGKDKSDSVSCKEQDSRTNTYNFLSRFHSKRRLLIISSPNEEEYSFQQQVTAMNGQSCNLGIRHFAVLKLIGGGPEASASLDLFPVNGKSQSEHEELTTDVVKGLREHFKISEDYFAMLMIGKDGLIKSWYPAPMWSMAIVYDLVDSMQLRQEEEKLQTSLGIHCPEE